The following are encoded together in the Ictalurus punctatus breed USDA103 unplaced genomic scaffold, Coco_2.0 Super-Scaffold_100058, whole genome shotgun sequence genome:
- the LOC128630620 gene encoding kinetochore-associated protein 1-like, with amino-acid sequence MCLKFSLDLVHKLLKSDTLQEELQTRGESFTSKLQYQRSATENVFMTFQLDCPERLKLTGLPGRLIVSLFEHSSVVEHVKSPAGQTSPGESKSDHADPKHQYSSNHAPF; translated from the exons ATGTGTTTGAAATTCAGCTTGGACCTCGTACACAAATTGCTGAAGTCTGATACGCTACAG gaggagcTACAGACGAGGGGAGAGAGCTTCACCTCGAAGCTGCAGTATCAGCGGTCAGCCACAGAGAACGTGTTCATGACTTTTCAGCTGGACTGCCCCGAGCGGCTGAAGCTCACGGGACTGCCCGGCCGTCTCATCGTGTCTCTGTTCGAGCACAGCTCAGTGGTGGAGCACgtgaagagtcctgctggacaGACCTCCCCTGGTGAGAGTAAATCTGACCATGCAGACCCTAAGCACCAATACTCAAGCAATCACGcaccattttga
- the LOC128630621 gene encoding kinetochore-associated protein 1-like, whose amino-acid sequence MHAVAKEIAPINGADLLNISNIVLEKWLCTPGQTNGKDLQYQDSVTDLTEDPDLMRVVYLLQMHSMDMRHVCSVPS is encoded by the exons ATGCACGCAGTGGCTAAAGAGATTGCACCCATTAACGGTGCTGACCTTCTCAATATCAGTAATATCGTTCTAGAGAAATGGCTTTGCACACCAGGGCAGACAAATGGCAAG GACCTCCAGTACCAGGACTCTGTGACTGATCTTACTGAGGATCCTGATCTCATGAG AGTGGTGTATTTGCTGCAGATGCACTCCATGGATATGAGGCACGTCTGCTCAGTCCCATCCTGA